TTGAGCGGTGACGTATACCACATTTTCATATGACCTTCAGGGTGAAAATTAGGGGTATACACAGGGGGGACAGAAGCTCCTAACCAATCCAGCATAAGTTACTCCCCCTTTCGCTGTGTCTGCAATTCCTCTAATTCCTTGGTTATCTCAAGGTCATACGTGGCTTCCGTTTGATGGGGCCCCTTTTTACCCTTGTGTTCTACTTCTGCATAGGCCTCCTCTTTTAATAAGGTAACCGCTATTTTTTCATATTGAGACTTTAACTTGTCATACTCACTCTCAGGCACTTTGCCCATGTTATATTCCATATCAAGTTCATTAAGAGTTGCATAGATTTGCTCTAGTGTAATCGTATCTAGATCATCCTTGAGTGAACCGGCCTGCCATTCTTTTTGCGATGCAAAAAATGGTTGAATAACGAGGTAGAGACAAAGGCCAATAAGAAGAGCACCCACCACATACGCCACTAAAAATCACATCCTTTCATTGAAAATGAATGTTTACAAACTCTTTTTACTATCCTATTGAGTCTTGTTAACAATTCCTTGTATATAAGTCATCGAACATCGTTAAAGATGGTGACGTTTCTCCTCTTCAATGAGTGCTTTCATGATGTCATTCTCAGTACTGTCTTGAGATACACCCTTCTCCTGCCCTTCTCTCGCTTCATCTGTTAATTGTTTATGGCCTTTCACTTGTCTCGTTACTCGTATAATAAATGCCGTTGTTCCTGCTCCTAAGGCGATAAAAGGAAGAATCCATGCGAGGAGACTAAATCCTGTTTTATTCGGTTCACGAAATCCCTGTTCTCCATACATGGCTTCATAGTCAGCAAGAATATCCTGTTTACTAAAGCCCTCATTAAGCATTTCTGCAATTTCCTCATAATAGCGTTGCATCGTCGTACACGTGGCTAGATCATGTTCGCTGTGTCCTTCCATAGCTAAGTGACTGGCAATGTCCTTCACTTCAGGAGAGTTGATCGTATAAATATCCTGACTTTGTACATGATTATAGGTTGGCATCATAATGAATAGAAGTATGCAAACGAGCAGCCATCGCCTTCGAATCATATTTATCACATCCGATCTTGCTATTTTAATTTTCAGCCACCCCTTTGGACAAAGTTAATACACATTTCTTTCAGGACCAGTGTATCGCGGGTTAACCTGGCCATATCGACCACCCCATATAGCAAAGACAGCTCCTAAAACAAGGACAAAACTACCGATCCAAATCCACTGAACGAGGGGGTTAATTTTCACTTGAAATGTGGCACGTCTGTCCTCCTCCCAGCCGCTTAAAACCACATATAAATCTTCACGGAGTGTACTCCGAACCGCTACTTCCGTTGAAGGCTCCTCCCAATTTAAATAAAAGACACGTTCTGGATAAATATAACCGAGATCTCGACCATGTTTTTCAATGGCTAATCTAGCAAATACACTCTCATTGACGCCATCACTTCGCTGCCCTAGCTGCTCATACGTAAGCGTATAATCACCGATTGTCAACGTTTCACCTATAGCTAATGTGTCCATACGTTCAACATCAAAATTAGCGCCTACAATACCGAAAGCGATTAAAGCGATGCCTAAATGGACGATGTAACCTCCATAGCGACGCCGACTTCGAATCATTAAACGAAATAATGCCACAGGTACGGCCTCTTTTGTTACGTGGCGTCTTGCTCTTGTTCTACGAATAAATTCCACAAGATGAGTTAATATCATAAACGTGATAATGGTAAACCCGAGGACAGGATAAGCGTCTTGTACTCCCATAACTACAATAACAATAGCGACAGCAACACTGATAATAGCCGGGATGAGGAATTTATCTTTTATATTCTTAAAGCTTGCACGCTGCCATGCAATAAGGGGACATATTGCCATAAGAAACAAGAGCGAAAGTAAAATTGGTGACATCACTGTATTGAAAAATGGCACGCCAACCGTTACCTTTGTTCCCCGTACCGCTTCACTCACTAAAGGAAAAACGGTACCCCAAAAGACTGCAAATGTACCACCAAGCAGTATGAGGTTATTAATTAAAAATGAACTTTCCTTTGATACATAAGCTTCAAATTGCCCCGTATCCTTTTTTATTAATTGATAGCGGCTCATTAACAAGTACATAGAAAAAATAACCATAAATGCCATAAACACAAGGAAATAGGCACCTAAATTCGTCTCACCAAAGGCATGAACCGATGTGAGAACCCCACTTCTCACAAGAAATGTTCCAAACAACGTTAGGGCATAAGATAGAATAATCAAGCTTAAATTCCATATCTTTAACATGTTTTTACGCTCTTGAATCATGACAGAGTGTAAATATGCCGTCACCGTAAGCCAAGGCATAAATGACGCGTTTTCTACAGGGTCCCATGCCCAATAACCACCCCAACCAAGCTCTGTATAAGCCCAATAACCACCAATAACATTACCTAGTGTTAGAAATGCCCAGGCAATAATCGTCCACCTTCTCGTCATTTGAATCCAAAAAGCATCCATATTTTTTACAATAAGTGAGGCAATTGCAAAAGCAAATGGTACAGCCAGCCCCACATAACCTAAATAAAGGGTGACAGGGTGGAAAACCATCCCTGGGTCTTGTAGCATTGGATTCAAGCCCCTTCCTTCCACTGGGGTATTCTCTAAGATGGCGAAAGGTTGGGTGACAAAGCTTAATATAAAATAAAAGAACATGATGTTTAATAAGAGGATACTTGTAATGTAGGGTGTCATGGGATTGCGCTTCATTTTTTTTGAAAAGGTAACCATCGCACTGTACATCGTGAGGAAAAATGTCCATAACAATAACGAACCTGCGTTACCCGCCCATAATGCGGCTAATTTATAGATGAGAGGTAAATCTGAGCTTGTATAGTGAGCCACATACTCAAATTGAAATTGGCTTGTTCCTAGTAGTACAAACATTAACACCATTGACAGACTGGCAAGAATAAAAATACCCATCGTAGCACCTTTGCCACTGTCAATAAATCGTTGATCTTGTTTATTAATCCCAAGGATATACACGATAAAAGCATAGATGGATAAAAAGAAAGCCAGGTAGATGGTGATATTTCCGATTACATGCATAGTACTCACCTACTTTTGCAAAATATGATTGCTACTCTATTAGTCGTCATCGATGTTTAATTGCCTATCCATCTCACGGTGAATATCTGGATCATAGTCTTCAGGGTCCTCTCCTTCATAAACAGATGGACATCGCGTTTGAACTTTGTCCGCTTCAAAAATACCGTCTGAAGTGACATATCCATGTACAATGACAATCACATCATCCGAAAAATTATCAGGCTGTACACCATGGTAATAGACGGATAGTTTATGTCCCTCTTCATCTTGTATATCAAATTGCAGTTCAATAGCATCCGCATTCCAAACAACCGAGTTCTCTATTAAAAAACCCTCAGTGGTAATGTATTTCTCTTCATATTCCTTGCCATTTTCGTTTAAATGATTAATTGGCACTTCCGCTCCGCTAGATGTTGGAGTAGCAGTAATAAGTAAGACAAGTATGCTCATAAAGATAAGACTTCCAGCCAAAATAACTTTCGTATTTTTTTTCACTTTTCATTCCTCCTTCACTAATGATTTCGT
The DNA window shown above is from Salipaludibacillus agaradhaerens and carries:
- a CDS encoding cytochrome c-type biogenesis protein CcmH, whose product is MIRRRWLLVCILLFIMMPTYNHVQSQDIYTINSPEVKDIASHLAMEGHSEHDLATCTTMQRYYEEIAEMLNEGFSKQDILADYEAMYGEQGFREPNKTGFSLLAWILPFIALGAGTTAFIIRVTRQVKGHKQLTDEAREGQEKGVSQDSTENDIMKALIEEEKRHHL
- a CDS encoding cytochrome c maturation protein CcmE; amino-acid sequence: MKKNTKVILAGSLIFMSILVLLITATPTSSGAEVPINHLNENGKEYEEKYITTEGFLIENSVVWNADAIELQFDIQDEEGHKLSVYYHGVQPDNFSDDVIVIVHGYVTSDGIFEADKVQTRCPSVYEGEDPEDYDPDIHREMDRQLNIDDD
- a CDS encoding heme lyase CcmF/NrfE family subunit, translated to MHVIGNITIYLAFFLSIYAFIVYILGINKQDQRFIDSGKGATMGIFILASLSMVLMFVLLGTSQFQFEYVAHYTSSDLPLIYKLAALWAGNAGSLLLWTFFLTMYSAMVTFSKKMKRNPMTPYITSILLLNIMFFYFILSFVTQPFAILENTPVEGRGLNPMLQDPGMVFHPVTLYLGYVGLAVPFAFAIASLIVKNMDAFWIQMTRRWTIIAWAFLTLGNVIGGYWAYTELGWGGYWAWDPVENASFMPWLTVTAYLHSVMIQERKNMLKIWNLSLIILSYALTLFGTFLVRSGVLTSVHAFGETNLGAYFLVFMAFMVIFSMYLLMSRYQLIKKDTGQFEAYVSKESSFLINNLILLGGTFAVFWGTVFPLVSEAVRGTKVTVGVPFFNTVMSPILLSLLFLMAICPLIAWQRASFKNIKDKFLIPAIISVAVAIVIVVMGVQDAYPVLGFTIITFMILTHLVEFIRRTRARRHVTKEAVPVALFRLMIRSRRRYGGYIVHLGIALIAFGIVGANFDVERMDTLAIGETLTIGDYTLTYEQLGQRSDGVNESVFARLAIEKHGRDLGYIYPERVFYLNWEEPSTEVAVRSTLREDLYVVLSGWEEDRRATFQVKINPLVQWIWIGSFVLVLGAVFAIWGGRYGQVNPRYTGPERNVY